ggttggagcagggcagGTATCTAGATAGGGTGCAGGAAGAGCTGTGTAGGCATTTCGATTCCTCAGGGGGCAGGCTCCAACTTCCCAGATTTAAATTGCCCGCCTCAGTCCGGCTTCCTCACTGTGCTCTGGGACTGCAACACTCATGACTTCCTGTCTACTGGATGATAGCTGTCATGAGGAGCCCcctcagaaaacaaacaacagagagctctatttacctggccagggactgtctcCCACCGGTAGAGATGGACGCTCTGTGGGAGGTCAGCAGCTTCCTGGCCTGTGTCTTAGGAATTTAAGGATGAAAAACATCACAACTCAGGGGCTTTCCTCAGCATCATGCAAGCTGGCAAGTTACAGAGGCTAAAAAAGCAGTTAGCTTAATCATGTCTTTGGTCGGAACAAGTGTTGGACAACCATATCCTGAGTTTCAGCTGAGTGGGGGCGATAATCTATTTCAAAGTCCTGTAGACCCATAAATGTACCCAAACCCAGTATGTAGCTCACCACGACGACCACCATATCCTGAGTCGGGTACATTCTGTGGGGTacaggaaaacaatttttataagacagctttcatttcagtttctcagaaacagctcatgtaacagtttttttatagaaggcagcaaaatggagtcaAAATCTTTCatttataatctatattttttttagttgtagatggacacaatatctttttttttaagagagagagaatttttttaatatttattttttagtttttggcagacacaacatctttctttgtatgtggtgctgaggatcgaacccgggccacatgcatgccaggcgagcgtgctaccgcttgagccacatccccagccctacaaattatttttaaagtggacatatttcttttccttcctctctcccagctcctctctcatctctccccctccctgatctcaggggaaacaggattacctgtCTTCCCCATCCTAGACAGAATTATCAGTACCcaagtacacacccaccataccAATGAAGTAATATAAGACTTTGAGGATGGTTCCAGAaggtctcagaaatgactatctcccaagtTAACAAGTGTATTACAGCTCTATCCTGTGGAacgtagcctttgaatcacctctttaaaagcacaTCCATATCCCGACCCCAGCCCCGttcctgctgaggggcagaatcacagcccctgggacaggagtcccctgtgtttttcctttgctggcaaagcaaataaatcttttttcctttttctcaaaaccgtgtccttgttattggattggcatggggacaaggaccaaactttctgcaacaattctagagactgaacccaggggcactttgttGATGAATttgctgtgtattttttttcctccctcccttcctaccTTCTTTCCTAGTGTAAGGGTCTGGTGAAgtgtcagaggaagagaccaccaagagactgactcatgcaattgcagaaggggatttgttggggatccattccagcgcactggggctcctgtgctcactcaagaagggagaacagcccagagccccagcagaggttaagcagtgcttaagtacactttttggggagggcagaggCTTTGGATACATCaggacaaatcatcatgaggcccgggaaaatcaaacaacaattcttaaacttgattagtacattcattggcgggaacagatcgggcgggggtgattggtcactcctaagcagggtacacattcaaactgattggttcgggccctgtatgcctacgtgacaagctgcacagggccctaggctattaatcaactaaatggccagcagggcgttgtcttaactgcctcaggaatttcaggttctgggtgtagcagaggaacttaacaatacctggtccttcactttttaactcaggccttgcagcttagaaactgtAAAGGTTAAATTCaagtttttctctcctgttaagttttgcttttctgtaagtttaagtTCTGTCTTCCTGGAACCTGGAAACTTATGTTAAAAACAGttacttatgtcaaaatgtaccctGACCCAACACCCCATGACAAAAGGCATGATTATTCTGTAATGGTTATTTTGTAACAATCCCACTCTCGCATTCTAACTGCCATATGGACTTCCCTGTTAAAACactgtataaaaactctgcttaagctgtactcagggctccagtttctctcaggagaactctgagccccagcatgctggtttcCCTGTtagggtctggcgaaacgtcggagggagagaccacccaagagactgactccatgcaattggcaaaaggggatttattggggatccattccagcgcgctgggactctgtgctcactcaagaagggagagcagcccagagcccagagcagaggtcaagaggagcttaagtacactttttggagagggtggagggctttgcatacatcagaacaaatcattaTGAGGcgagggaaaattgaacaacaaccctgagtcaggattagtgcatacattggcgggaacagattGGACAGGGGTGATTGGtgctcctaagtggggtacacattcaaactgattggtttaggtcctgcaatgcctacgtgccgagcaactcggaacccttagctattaaacaaccagaaagtcagtggaaatatttactgggcagttccagtattgtcctaacagctacagggattacaggttttgggggtagcagagggactctaacaatacccagtcttttactttttaacccaatctccgcactttggaaactttaggatgcctggtcttttacactttaactcaggctctgcgacttagaatcagcttggaaattttacctttacatcccccaataaaccctttgcttttgcattgttggggtgcagcggagcgtcagaggggagaaaccacacaagagactcacttcatgcgatcgcaggggggaagtttattgaggatcctgttccagcgcgctgggactctgtgcccactcaagaagggagagcggctcagagcccagagcagagttcaagcggagtttaagtacacttttcggagagggtggggggctttgcatacatcagaacaaatcatcatgaggcgcgggaaaattgaacaacaaccctgagtcaggattagtgcatacattggcgggaacaatcagggcaggaatgattggtgctcctaggtggggtacacattcaaactgattggtttggaccctgaatatctacgtgacaaactgcacagggtcttgaatgcttacgtgaggagttgcacaggaccccagtccataaatcactaaatggtcagtagggccttgtcctaactgcctcaggaatttagcccatgctttgcagttttagaagcaggtttacaagcctggtcctttacactttaactcaggctctgcggcttagaatcagcttggaaattttacctttacagcaTGAGacaagtctcttggtggtctcctcctcctccgacGTTTGCCCGACCCTAACACTAGGATCCGagggggcactcaactactaagtcacatccccagccccgtttttgtattttatttagagacaggatctccttgAGCTACTTAGCGCCTGGctttttgccaaggctggctttgaactcgtgagcctcagcctcagcctcgggcttcactgggatgacaggcgtacACTACTGCTCAGCCCCCCACAATTTTTGTTCTCAAAAGATTGGCTCTACCTAGGAAAACAAGACCATTCAATGTGACTTCCCTGAATTTTTAGTCAGTTAAAAATCTCGCAATACATTTCCTTCCCACTCTTTCCTTAGATTTGGCAACTCAACCTGTCTGCCTCTCTCCCTCTTGATCAACCTACCAATGACCTCTcagactttaattcttttggcatctcctttttaaattagataatcacattttcatttttagttttcctcaATCAGCTCATTTTTCTGAAAACATGCTTCAGTCCTGACaactacccccaccccccaaaaaaatctgctgccttttttctcttttttccaatagtgctggggatcaaagtgCTCTACCTCAGCGCTCCATACAGCCTTTGATTTACTGTTCAATATTGCTACCATCTCCTCACTCTTTAACCCCTCTGGTTGACCTTTGACCTCTCCTTCTTTTCAGGGAACAAGTTCTGGAGtccaacccagagcctcgcacatgctaggcaaggactatGTCACTGAGTTTTATCCCCAGTCCTGTCCTCTCCATCTTGAACCTTCTGTGTCACTTAACATTGACAACCTCCCctcttttttatttgcattacatGCTTCTGTTCTCTTTTGTTTCTCTCCTCAGCACtctgatcatttttcttttgtcacttgCCAACTTTTCCCAGTCTTCCTGTCTTGGGATCTCTTTCTTCAACTTTCTCCATTGTGATCCTATCTATTTCTATGACTTTATTTACATTCATGTGAAAGTCCAAAATTCATACACTTTTCTCCTAAAGTCCACATCTGCATTGCCTACAACCCTAAAATTTCAGATATGGAAGAGATCTCAGAGGCCATGTGTCCTAAGTCTTCATTGCTTGATTATCTCCACCAAAAggtttggtacaagggattgaactcaggggcactcggccactgagacACATAGCCAGCCCTATTGAAGTGGcatcccctttctccacagaaaagccctcttcaccatggctgattttaggactgtcagcaagagTCTGCAAAAAAGTTtagtgtagataaacttcctattttcgtgtctcCCTGTTTACTTGGGCTACTGGCCGGGGAAGatactccaggtgctggacaccccttactagtttttcacaaatgtatccagtatagtactttgtagaaatgtgcaaacaaggtctctggccttgagctgggctttacagagatgtctacatttttaagatgttacaaatgggctccatggtaacagctggcaggggaggaaagaaagaggagaagaagctctccccttctcaggtgtggtccttgaagagttaacttgcccagaacagtgagagaaaaagctgcttttgtgtgaacttctgcagactgtgaacttctgagcccctccccttacacgctgggtataaaactctgaaactccctgaactcggggttcagaggATTGAtggattacagcaaaagctgtgccccctgaacctggctgcagccaaataaaactgtttcctgctatctttggtgccttgcctcctttgtccctacaacactattttgtattttgcttagagacagggtctcactgagttacttagcgcctagctttgaactcctgccttggcttcccaagccactgggattactagCCTGCACCACCTCACCTGACCAAGGTCATTGTCTTTTAATGAATCAGtgctttggaaactgagatgttcATTTTCTCTGTGTCCATTTCCATTCCAAATTAACTCCTTTTCAATTTGTTTCTACAAATGTTACCCCTGTTTATGGGTGAAGAGTctttgcttccccaatgctgaagtttaacaccagagaagcatgtaAGGGAAGTGGAGAGTGGAGAgtggaagctttattaaaggatagcagaaaagacttctccccggaggaagaaggggacccaagaggtgggatgcatggaagggggaggtctccttcttttatagctaaggtctgcTTTCAGCTtccccacattcctgtcctttgttctctGTTATCCTGCCATGATGGAAATACAGGTGGGGATAGGTGGGCTGAAGCAGTAATCTAGGGCCTGGGGCagcttttggattagcatctccagtttgctggcagctgcttcattaacatttccttaggATGGGCTGgtccttggggacattaacatttcaatttccccaagtgctgctctggtttcctggattCCAATCTCAATAAtggccttcattttatttattttacccgatttagacccgatttacctaaccccactgaaagaccctagcccagttagcccagttacctaagaccaagatatgaaaccaagataccaggcaccaggcatgctctccagacaaccggttgaagaacagagcacccgcatcctgaggcatgaatgaataaaccggaacagataagcaggaacagaaagaatagaatgcagacctatggtttttggaatgcagacctgtaccccctaggtggcctatatgctagatttaaacaaaccaataagaaacctgttgcttcccgcacgcgcgaaacctgtcccaaaccctataaaaatctctgtatccccaagcccggtgtgccagttcaccaaagctccggctgaggttctgctgggcacccgcaggcgcctgtgtcccaataaacaaacctcttgcttttgcagccagtgtttcctgtgattctccttggacagggatacgggggtctttcattggacgggggtctttcaccactaactacctatctgtaaatctggcttcacaaaTAGTCACCTAGAGgcaaacaactttttttttctagatattattaattttaattactttgaaacaacaaaatttaataacAAATGTTTAACAAGCATCCATTATAACtgcaaaacaatgaaattagcattattttttttaaagagagggtgagagaggagagagagaggaaattttttttttttaatatttattttttagttcttggcggacacgacatctttgttggtatgtggtgctgagaatcgaacagggccgcacgcatgccaggcgagcgcgctaccgcttgagccacatccccagccctagcattATTTGTATCTGATCAGCTATACAAAAAACTCACTAATTTTTCTTTGGACAAAAGGTAGTAAAAATCCCAAACAACAGGGGAGAAGCGACTTTGCTAAACTAGCACCATGACTCCAGTCAGCTggaaggaagggtggggaagAGGCAAGGCTGTTGGACACATAAAGGGTAGTTCTTAACTTATGGCCCCACTTTTGCTCTGAGGCAATACTGGAtctatcaaagaagaaaattgctgtggctggagatgaaaagatgaaaacaaaagctTTGGGATCAGATGGTACAGGAGGCCCCTGAGGGGCGGCAGAATCAGAGTATCCAGAACGTAGGGCTGGAGCGGGCATCAGGAACTACGGGGTTTCTTCTGGGCTTCCAAATCCTTTTTAATCTCTTCAAGTTTTTTAGCCAAGTTTGGTGTGTCATAGTTCCGAGCCAGATACATTCCAACCACGTTGCCAAAAGTAAATCCAAGCAGGAACTGAAGCATGCTGTCTGTCGGCCGAGAACACAAGGAGGGACAGAAGGGCAGCTACAGCTCCACAGGCCTGTCCTCGCCTGCCTGCGCGGGCGCGAAGGCCTAGAGGCAAAcaacttttctatgttcaatCAACCGCTATCTTGTAGGTCCCATTGTCACAGACACTCTCAATTAGGTTTACTGTTTTGTATTCCTAAGTTAAATCCCAATTATTTCCTACCTAAAATTTGCAGGAGAGTCCAGGCTAGGCTGCCTATTGCTAGTATTTTCCTGCTTGGAAttctaaatatttctcaaattcattGTACCAAGTTAATCCTCCTAAAGGGCAGTTCTGTTTTGCCAATCTCTGTCCTACATTATCTttcgtttgtttatttatttatttaatgtggtactgaggatcaaacccagggcctcgaacatgctaggtgagcactctactgctgagccacaaccctaacccctaaaGCTCATTTTTAATATCACTTCTGTCATTAAGTGTTTTTGGGGactgatgaacccagcctaatccATTTTAAGATTGAGAGCCATCGCATCACAAAGtcataaaaagttaatttctgttttactgtaaattactgagatttctaaacttgtttggaagtCCTGCCCATGCTCTGAACTCGCCCAAGCCTGGCTTTCCTTGACAAGATAGCAACCCTCCTTGAAACTTCAGTggcgcctcataaattctgatgttgggatctgaatttacttCTATCTTGAAATATCACACCATGTAGATCTTTAACCTGCTAGCTGTCTTTGTATTACACTTgccaaaatcctgttatctgtaagtatTCAAGACACCCccccctttgcaactttttgtgctataaaaccttgttcctgtgttatgctcgaattcgggacccccaaaagaccactagagaccaagatcgatgtaagcagcaaagaggcgttTATTTCGAACTAGCTGGGTCCTCCGCGCaaacagcaactggtgatgctgagaggccccaagcccagggtttgcagcagttttatacactctctGGGGAAGTCAGGGACTTCatatacatcatagcatctcttagcaaatcatcacacaccgcgggaaaattataaaacaactctaaaacatgattagcacgtTCACTGGagcaagttgggtaggggtgattggttagtacaaaaggaggattcatttgaactgattggtttaagccaagaggggtgtacgtgctgaactacatggtttcccaacatgttatcaaccaacaccataaactactgggggtcatctggcatcccaggtacttccctgtctcatgctgattggtggctgctagggggttgctatgggtccccatgTAGCCTGACTGAATCAGGGACACCtgcctctcctgttatttgtagataaacaactcagcagggtgggtatgtgcctaggattgctctgtgggtctttccaaggacaagggtcatgagTCCTTCCTCCAttaggctttgctctgaggtagagtcTGGTTTCTCACCTGGAGAGCTGTGGTGCTGATCTCTAGCCCACCTTGGGGAAAGACAGTCCTTGGTGACCAGCTTTCTTTGTGTACAcaatataagcttgctttaatttgatttaaaattggagttggtggtcttttttgtgtgttgtggTTCAACAGGACCTTAAACTGAATATGAGTCTTCCTTTGAACCTTTATAGAACTTTATACACACTTTTATTTCTATGCTTACCAGATTTTGCTTTATGGTAATAAATCATGGTAATAATCTGTGTAttccagtgtttctcaaactatTGCATTAGAAGTGCAccaaattatatagaaaaatgaacagagagCCCCAAAACTGTCACAGAAGctgtctaaaaaattaaaatctagggctagggatataggtctgttggtagcatgcttgcctccttgcctcacatacacgagggcctgggtttgatccccagaaccaccaaaaagaaaaaaaaaatttaatgtgaaCCGTGCAGCCTTATTaggccaattttttaaaaataactttagttgtagatggacacaatgcctttattttatttatttataaaataaagattgaatccactgcctcatatgtgctaggtgagcaccctaccactgagctactgaaagaccctagcccagttagccccgttacctaaggccaagatatgaaatcaagtTACCGGGCTTGTCATAAACAGGCTCAGGCGCCCTcagctgggcacccgcaggcgcctgtgtcccaataaacaaacctcttgcttttgcagccagtgtttcgtgtgattctccttggacagggataccgggggtctttcattggacagGAGTCTTTAACACTACAATTCcagttcacaatttttttttttttttgagagagagagagagttttttctaatatttacttttcagttttcggtggatacaacgtgtttattttattttatgtggtgctgaggttctaACCCAGCGcccagcgcatgccaggtgagcgcgttaccgcttgagccacatccccagcccccacaaaatttttaatatattttattttttagttgtagttgcacacaaaacctttattttattttatttatttttacatggtgctgaggattgaacctaaggcttcgcacacgctaggcaagtgccttaccactgaactataactccagcccccaatttttgttttcaatataaaTATGGCACACTATTCAACTAACACTCCAGGAAGATATGTGTATTTATTAATCCTAGGGATCTGGGTGACATGTGTCATACTCCAAAGCCCTTCCTTGCCACACCTCCACTAAAGTGTAATTTTGCTAAAAGGCACAGACTGCCTTATTGCTACATGTATCATCTGTAAAACCAATACAGTACCGTCCACAGATGTTATAGTATTACATACACaaaagtatatttaatatatataaaagtgtattactcatttatctttaaatatttattttttaggtgtatttggacacaacacaatgcctttatttttatggggtgctgaggatccaacctgggtcccgcctgtgctaggcgagcgctccaccgctgagccacgatcccagccccagtataaaagcatatttaatatataattttgttttgttttttggtgctgtgcCTTCCACCTgcgaggcaagagctctgccaatGAGACATGTCCAAGccctttctcattttttgagacagggtctcctcaAATTGCCTCGAATTGCAATCCTCATATTCGCCAGTGGAGTAGGAATTTTAGGCACCAGCCACCTTGCCCGGCGCTAAATGTTTAGTGTACCTAGAACCGTGCTCCCAGTTTCCAGGAGTTTAATCCCATGGGATGGCCCTGACCGACTATGAAGCCCACCCAAATAGTGTTCTGAAAAACGACTCTGGTTGGGATTCAGGCTCTCCGTCCACACAGTAAGTGACACACCGAAAACTGTCGAGTATCACTTTAAAGTCGACTCACTTTGATCTCGAAATTTCATTTCTGGAAATCGATAATTTCCTGTTAACCTTGTGTAGAGCTTAATTCTCTCCAATTAAGAATACGGTCTGAGGGTCTGCAGCCTACTGAGCAGTGGGTGATTGGAGCTGCAGGAAGTCTGAGCCCGCCCAAGAAGCGGCCCTCCCTCAGGCGCCCGGCAGGCTTCCAATTGGGTCTTGTGGCTCACTCTCTTTCCAGGTTGGTGTTCCGGCTTGCCCGTCGCCGCTATAGAACCCGCCTTTAGCCAGCAACGATTGGTAAATCGTTACGTCACTGCCCCATCTATCCCCTTCTGATTGGCTCTCATAGGAAGGGGCGGTGGTAACGTCACGGGCCAGAGCCGCCATTTTGACTGAGCAACCATAGTGACAGGAGCCGAAGCAGCAGCGCAGGTTGTCCCcgtttcccctcccccttcccttctccgGTTAACTACCCGGGTCCCCTACACTCCACAGTCCCGGTCCCGTCATGTCCCAGAATCTAGAAGAAGAGAACCCTGCGGAGGAGACCGGCGAGGAGAAGCAGGTGAAAAGGAGGGGGTGCGGGTGGGCGAGCCGGGGGCGACCGTGATGGGGCGGGAGACAGTCTTTTGCCAGTGCGGATTGGTCGCCATGGGCTCAGGCTCTGCAGGGGTTGGTCACATCTTGCGTCACGAAGGGTGAGTTTCAGTACTGGCTGGTGTTTTGGCTTTGGTTAGTTAGGTCCCTTGTCAGTCAGGGCCATACCCTTACTGATTGGCCAGTACTTCCTGGGCCCAAACCGTGGAAACTCTGCTGTAATTGGCCGAGCTTGAGCGTGGGGCGGGTGTTTGGAAAGGGGCTGGTGGTCCCGGATTGTGGTGTCTCGTTCGGTTATGGAGGCGGATGACCCAGCTGCTAGCCTGAGGCCCGCGTCCTCAATCCGCGAAAACATGCCGGTGGAGGCAAAGCAGTTGAAGAAGAACTCGCGCGGGGGGAGGGGAAGTAATCCCTGCCGCGTCGAGTTCAAGTTGGCAACTTTCTTAGAGACCTGTGTTGGCGGTCGGGGATGGTCTGTCGTTCCCCTTCAGTGAGGACCACCAAGATTGGAGAGGACTAACTTAGGGCGccgtggcgcacgcctgtcattcCAGCGACTCCGGAGGATCCACGGCGAGGCCCTAATcggtttagcaagaccctgccccaaaataaaaaataaaaaggactgaggatgtggatGGTTAAGCGGCCCCGGGTTTAATCCAAGGAATAGGACTAGGTTAAACCTAGAAAAAACGCTAACAGAGTCTTGACAAGAAAGACTGTTCCTCCAGATTTCCAAGGCAGTGGGACTGGGCCACCTTGATGATTGTGTGATGAAAACACGAGCGCTGGGGTTTGTATTTTCACTTATGATATTTAGTTTGGGCTCAAAGATTCATGAAATACACTTGGTGTTATAGCTAAGGGAAAATCCTCTAAAAAGAGCCACACATTGACTccaggttct
This region of Ictidomys tridecemlineatus isolate mIctTri1 chromosome 11, mIctTri1.hap1, whole genome shotgun sequence genomic DNA includes:
- the LOC101975896 gene encoding short transmembrane mitochondrial protein 1, translating into MLQFLLGFTFGNVVGMYLARNYDTPNLAKKLEEIKKDLEAQKKPRSS